GTCTCTAATATCAAAGGCATACAGCGATCTATTAATAATAGATCGCTGTATGCCTTTGATAGGGAAGACGCAAAAAATGAAGGAAACATGCCGTTTTCAAACCGCATTTCAGAGCCTTGTAGTCTGGAATACCCACAAAAGATGGATACGACGGCACAATCGCCAGATAATGACGGAAGCAATGGCAGGATTACTTAGATAATTTTCTAAAAAATGTTGGATTAATAGCGTGCTTCTGGAGCTTGTTCCACAGATTCTTTGGGGACACGCCAAGAGCACTGGCTGCCTCGGTCTGTGTCCCGCCACAGGCTCGCAGGGCTTTCTCAATGAGCACTTTCTCGTACTCAATGAGCGCTTTTTTAAGCGTAAGCCCTTCGTTCATAGGCATATGCATTCCCGTATCGGTCACTGGGGACGCATTCGTGAAAGCCTGATCCACTTCTGCGGGGGTAATGGTATTAGACTTACAGAATATGGCTGCACGTTCAACGGCATTGGCAAACTGGCGCACGTTGCCCGGCCAATCATAGTTGAAGAATATCTCCATGGCTGCACTGGATACGGAACTGATGTCAGTGCCAAGCCGCCTGTTGGCTCGCGCAATAAAGAATTCAGCCAGTTGAGGAAGATCGGACTTGCGCTCCCTGAGCGGCGGCAGAACCAGCGTCGCCACATTCAACCGATAATAGAGGTCACTGCGAAACTTTCCATCTTTAACGCGCTGCTCCAGTTCCTGGTTGGTCGCCGCAATAATTCGCACATCATAAAGAATTGGCTTGGAGCCACCAACACGTTCCGCCTGCTTTTGTTCCACGGCCCGCAAAAGTTTGGGTTGCAGATGCAGTGGCATATCACCGATCTCATCAAGCATGAGGGAGCCGCCCTTGGCCTGCTCAAACTTACCCTGTTTCATGGAAGTTGCACCAGTAAAGGCGCCCTTTTCATGCCCAAACAATTCTGATTCAATAAGATTTTCAGGAATGGCAGCACAATTGATCTTGACAAATGGCCCCTTGGCCCGTGCACTCATGGCATGAATGACGTCCGAAACCAGTTCCTTACCAGTCCCTGTTTCACCCATAACCAAAACATCAGCATTGAGCTCTGCCACCCGAGCGATCCGTTCCTTAACCGCCAGCATTGGCGCAGAATGACCGATAATTGATTGAAGAGGACTCGAGCCACCTTTTCGCTTGAACTCGGACAGCTCCATCTGCATCCGTCGCTTTTCCAAAGCACGACGAACCACAACCTCCATTTCTCCGAGCGAAAACGGCTTGGTAAAATAATCATACGCACCGCGCTGCATGGCTTGTACGCCGGAATCCTTGGATGAATATCCGGTCATGACGATAACGTCCACGCCAGGGGCCGCCTCGGCCAGATGGGGCAAAGCATCCAGTCCGGACATGCCCGGCAGCTTGATATCATGAAGAATGAGATCGAAATTCCCGGCCGCAGCCTTTTTGATACCATCTTCTGCAGTCGAAGCGGTATCCACGCCGTACCCCTTGTCGATCAATGCTTCGACCAGCATGCCCTGAAAGGCTCTATCATCATCTACAATCAATATTTTTTCAGCCACGGACATGCTCCTGAGCGTCTTTTCCAACCACATTTTGATTTTACATCAAACGTTAAATATTATCCACAAAAAGTAGATTTCTGTACCCTCACTAATCAATACGTTCAAAATGACCCCTGGGTCACAAAATATTTTTATTAAATAAATTCATGTTAATAACACATATTTCATCACGATTATTATCAGGTTGGCACATCCATTGCGTATAGAGTCAGTGAAGGCATCCCGCGTCACAAAAAATGGAACCCAAGGAGTACGGGAATGAAAAAAAGAAAAACTGAACGTCAAGGACTCGCAGCAGTCGAACTCGCCTTGATGCTTCCCGTAATGGCTGTGCTGCTCATGCTTCTCGTGGAAGGTGCCAGCGCAATGCACACATACTCCGCAATGGTAGAAGCCAGTCGAGAGGGAGCACGGCACGTCCTTCTGGAAGGAAGCGATGCAAACGTCGACACCCTTGTCGCCGCATTGATTGCCGACATCGTCAGTGCCGACATCAGCACTGACGTGACAACGGATTCAGTAAACAAAACAGTCACTGTCAAGGTGTCATATCAATATGCGTTGTTCGGCAATGCCGGCAGCACCACACCCATAGGGGAAAGCAATGACAATACATTCCAGTTCGTCGCACAGACAACAATGCCGATGCCCTAAATCCCGCAGGGGATCGGCAACGGCCATGATCGCCATGCTTCTCCCCGTTCTTTTGGGAGTGGCTGGAATCGCCATTGATATGGGCAACATGTACCTGGCTCACACCCGGCTTCAGGCCGCGGTCGATGCCGGAGCCCTGGCAGGGAGCCTTGAACTCCCATATGACCCGGACTTGTCCAAGGGAATCGTTCATCAGGCAGTAGAAGACATGGTCACTCTGAACATGAGTGAGGCCAAGATACAATCCGTGGTGGCGGGAACAGAAATCCGCAGTGTCGAAGTAACGGCCATTGCCGAGGTCAACCTTCTGCTCATGTCCATACTCGGAATAGCTGACCAGGTGGTCGAGGCAAAGGCCATGGCAGGCTTCAACAAGCTGGAAGTCGTTTTCGTCATCGACAACTCCGGCTCCATGAAAGGCACTCCGATCACAATGGTCAAGCAGGCTTCCATTGAATTGACAGACCTCCTCATACCTGACGGCGCGACACCGGATACCAAAGTCGGTCTGGTTGCATTCAGAGGCAAAGTCCGCGTCGGAGATGAATCGGGGCTTGCACCTGGCTGTTACAATGCAGACGGCAGCAAAAACGAAGGTATTCACGAAGATTTCATGGATGACTACTGGGCTCTCTCTTCATATTATAGAAGATACATAACTCTGGACACCTGCTCCGATCTGCCCGAGGCACTCCCCTTGAGCACGGACAAGGACAATGTCATCAACTCCATAAACACCCAGACTGCCACAGGAGCATCGTCCGGCACGGTCATTCCCGAAGGCATCAAGTGGGGACGCCGCATCCTGACGCCGGAAGCGCCCTATACACAGGCCGGAGACAAGGATGACTATCGCAAGATAATGATCGTACTCACTGACGGGGATACGGAAGACGGCGAATGCGGTGGCAGTTATCGAGCATCGTATCGTCCCAACAACTATTGGACCAATGCGTATTTCGGTAGTGGACGTGACGATGCTCACTGTGAAAACGGCGGCGTGCTCAATGAAGACATGCTTGCCGAGGCACAATTGGCCAAGGATGCCGGCATTGAGATCTTTGCCATCCGATTCGGTGTCTCCGACACGGTAGACATCAACCTCATGCAACAGATCGCATCCAGCAAGCCAGGCACAGATGATCACTATTTCAACGCACCCTCGGTTTATGATATCCCGGATATATTCAAACAAATTGGCAAACAGCTCGGCTGGCGTCTGCTCTAGGGGGGCACAAGTTATGCGCAAGGATATACACAACTCCCACCGCAGAGGAATTGCCGCCGTGGAAATGGCACTCATCCTCCCCATCCTGTTCATGCTGGTCATGGGCATAGTCGAAGGAGGCAATGCGGCTTACTCCTGGCTGACCGTACAAAAAGCCGCTCAGATCGGCGCACGATTCGCAGCCACAGGCCGTGGATACGAAGAGGGCACGAGACTTTCCCAGATCATAACCACAACCGAAGCCGCTCTGACCACGCTGGATATCAATTCATATGAGATCAACGTGCGCTCATGGCCTGATCTCGGAGCCACCGGCGACGGCATCGACAATGATCCTGGAGCACCCTGTCAACTGGCCGAAGTTTCTGTCATGTATGCTTACAAACCATTCACCCCTATAGTCAGTGCCATTTTACCGGAATCCATTCCCTTGTACGGATATGATCGAAAAGTAAATGAACCATGGAAGCCATGCGATTGATGCACATGCACATTCCCCTCCGAAAAGCCCCTCACGGGGCTTTTTTTTACTCAATACGAATACAGATAGTGCGAAGATTAATTGATTTCCAACCTAACTCAGGATAGGTTTTCAATCGTAAATATCATCAAGCACTTCACAGACAAAAGATAGGGAGCCCAGCAAGTTGAGCGAATATCCAGAAGTACTCGGCGTCTACTCTTTACAGATTGACGCAGAAATAGGCACAGGTGGAACCGCCGTCTCACACGATAACGTTACCTACTGGTATGCCCGTCAACTGTCAGAAAAAGAATTCGAAGTGCAGCCTCTCAATGCGCACCACGTCCCTTCCGGCGTGCGCAGTTCCTTGCAGGAACTGGATTTTCTCAAGCAGTACACACCCGAACCAAAATATTACAAACTCCACACTGTCCCGGCTCTTAAAAC
The genomic region above belongs to uncultured Pseudodesulfovibrio sp. and contains:
- a CDS encoding sigma-54 dependent transcriptional regulator; this encodes MAEKILIVDDDRAFQGMLVEALIDKGYGVDTASTAEDGIKKAAAGNFDLILHDIKLPGMSGLDALPHLAEAAPGVDVIVMTGYSSKDSGVQAMQRGAYDYFTKPFSLGEMEVVVRRALEKRRMQMELSEFKRKGGSSPLQSIIGHSAPMLAVKERIARVAELNADVLVMGETGTGKELVSDVIHAMSARAKGPFVKINCAAIPENLIESELFGHEKGAFTGATSMKQGKFEQAKGGSLMLDEIGDMPLHLQPKLLRAVEQKQAERVGGSKPILYDVRIIAATNQELEQRVKDGKFRSDLYYRLNVATLVLPPLRERKSDLPQLAEFFIARANRRLGTDISSVSSAAMEIFFNYDWPGNVRQFANAVERAAIFCKSNTITPAEVDQAFTNASPVTDTGMHMPMNEGLTLKKALIEYEKVLIEKALRACGGTQTEAASALGVSPKNLWNKLQKHAINPTFFRKLSK
- a CDS encoding VWA domain-containing protein, with the translated sequence MTIHSSSSHRQQCRCPKSRRGSATAMIAMLLPVLLGVAGIAIDMGNMYLAHTRLQAAVDAGALAGSLELPYDPDLSKGIVHQAVEDMVTLNMSEAKIQSVVAGTEIRSVEVTAIAEVNLLLMSILGIADQVVEAKAMAGFNKLEVVFVIDNSGSMKGTPITMVKQASIELTDLLIPDGATPDTKVGLVAFRGKVRVGDESGLAPGCYNADGSKNEGIHEDFMDDYWALSSYYRRYITLDTCSDLPEALPLSTDKDNVINSINTQTATGASSGTVIPEGIKWGRRILTPEAPYTQAGDKDDYRKIMIVLTDGDTEDGECGGSYRASYRPNNYWTNAYFGSGRDDAHCENGGVLNEDMLAEAQLAKDAGIEIFAIRFGVSDTVDINLMQQIASSKPGTDDHYFNAPSVYDIPDIFKQIGKQLGWRLL
- a CDS encoding TadE/TadG family type IV pilus assembly protein — encoded protein: MKKRKTERQGLAAVELALMLPVMAVLLMLLVEGASAMHTYSAMVEASREGARHVLLEGSDANVDTLVAALIADIVSADISTDVTTDSVNKTVTVKVSYQYALFGNAGSTTPIGESNDNTFQFVAQTTMPMP
- a CDS encoding TadE family protein, which produces MRKDIHNSHRRGIAAVEMALILPILFMLVMGIVEGGNAAYSWLTVQKAAQIGARFAATGRGYEEGTRLSQIITTTEAALTTLDINSYEINVRSWPDLGATGDGIDNDPGAPCQLAEVSVMYAYKPFTPIVSAILPESIPLYGYDRKVNEPWKPCD